CCTTCGACCGTAGCAAACTTCAAAACGATGCCTTGAAGAGGGACTACGACGCAAGAGCACCGCCATCGCTTGATCCCAtggagatctagggtttcccccggagttGCCTGGGTTGTCAAGGACCAGACAAAGATGCCGACGTGTCACACTCGCCATCGCGCCGACCGTGACCCGGAGACCAAGCTCACGCCTGAGTCAAGATctggccgcgccgccgccgatcTGGTCAAGCCGCCGTCGTCCCTGGCACGAGCGGGAGGGCACCTAGTCCCCACCGCCGCCGGCGATGGCAAGGCTTTGCCTGGCCGCGccctcgggcggcggcgagggaggaggaggacgagagGGGGAGTCAGGGGCGACGGGATTTGGGGCCCTCCATCTCTTATTCTGAGACTTGTAAGCatgattttgattttgattttTATTCAGGGCTCATTGGTGCCCGAGCTCCTAAAACACATTCACACTTCATTCTCTTGCTTTTTTTTTGCTCGAGATTTTCCTCATCAATTATACACTTTATTCTCTTAATTTTTGTGGCTGTTTGCATTTTTCTACAGGATTCAGAGATAGTCTGGGTGTGATTTTTAGTTTTGGTTGTATCGTCTTGATGCCATGCTTTGGgttcaaaaaaaaaaacttcCCTTAATTTTGTAGTTCTGTTTGCCTGATAACTGTTCTACTACAAACCCTCTTTGTCAGGTACTTTCTTATAGTCGATGACTTATCTGATACATCAGTATGGGATGTTGCTAGCCGTGCTTTCCCAGAGGCTAATCATGGCAGCAGGATAATAACAACGACGGAaattgaagatgtcgcccttgcaTGCTGTGGTTATCAGTCCAGATACATTTTTAAGATGGAACCTCTTTGTGTCAGTTACTCAAAAGAGTTGTTCAGTAGTGCAGTGTTTTGCTCTGGAGAGAAATACTGCTCGCAATTGGATGAAGTCTCAGATGAGATTATAAGAAGATGTGCTGGTTTACCGCATTCAATTATCAGCATAGCCAGTGCTTTAGCAAGCCAACTGAAAGCAGATGCAGTAGAAAATAGGGAGCAAACAGGGGATCGCTGGAAATATATACAGACCTCTGTACTCGACAATTTGCCAGCAAATACAACTTCTAACGAGATACTGAAACAAGTACTGAACTTTTGCTGCAACAGTCTTCCCATATGCTTGCAAACATGTCTATTGTATCTTAGTCTATACCCGGAGAATTATATAATCTTCAAGGAAGATATAATGAAGCAATGGGCAGCTGAAGATTTTATCCGTGCGCCAACCCAGAAAGACATTTTGGAAGTTGCCGGGAGCTATTTTGATAAGCTTGTCAATATGGGCTTGATCCAACATATTGATGTGGACTATAGTGATAAGGTGTTCTACTATGCAGTGCATCCCATAGTTCATGGTCTTATTACATCCAAATGTACAGAAGCGAATTTCATCACCTTAATAGATTATTCTCAAAGGAAAATGCAGTTTTCTGACAAGGTCCGTCGGTTGTCCCTCCAGTTTGGCAGTGCAACATATGCAACTATACCAGCAAGTACCAGTACCAGACTGTCGCAAGTTCGATCACTTGCTTTTATTGGACTGATGAGCTGCTTGCCTTCTCTTTTGGAGTTTAAGCTTCTTCGAGTTTTGATCCTCCATGTTTGGGGCGATCCACCACGCAGTAGCTTCCAACTCGAGGGTGTCTCTGAAGTGCCTCTATTGAGATATTTGCAAGTCACTTGCAATCTCACTGTACAACTTCCATATCAGATGCAAGGTCTGCAACACTTGGAAACACTTGAAATAAATGCAAGAGTGGCAGCTGTTCCATTCGATATTGTTCATCTTGGGAGCTTGTTGCATCTCCGTCTCGGAGGTGGAACAGAACTGCCTGATATGACTGCATGCATACCCCAAAAAAATGTTACCCTGGATCCTCCTAGCGCTTCAGCTGGCATGGCCATTTTATTGGATAACTCTTGTAGCCCTCCAGATTCAGTGAAGACAATCGAGTTATTGCAGCCCATTCAAAAACTCCCTAAGTGGATTGGACAACTTACAAAACTCTGCATTTTGAAAATTGTGGTCAGAGAACTGCTAAGGGATGATATCAGTACCCTGCAAGGATTACCAGCCCTCACTATTCTCTCATTGCACGTCCGGCGACGACCTACAGAAATAATCTTGTTCCAACGAGGATCAGTCGCTGCTCTCAAGTATTTTGAGTTCAGGTGTGGAGTACTCCATCTGGCCTTTGAGGAAGGAGCAATGCGCAATCTTCAGAGGTTGACGCTGGGTTTCAATGCCCACAGAGGAGAAGAGTATGGTCATTTCATTCATGGCATTGAGCACCTGTCAAATGTCCAGGAGATTAAGGGAATAATTGGAGCAGCCACTGGTGCTGAAGATAATGACTGGAGGGCTGCAGAGTCCGCATTCAAGGATGCCATTCGGAAGCATCCAAGTTATCCCAGTAATGTCAGTGTAAAAGCATCAGGTATGGTTGATGAAGAATATGGCCCTCCAGAAAAACAACCTGGTATTCAAAACAAGAGTCTGAACAAGATATAAGGAAAAATGTTGATAGCGATTCTCAATTTATTATGAGGTATGGTGTATTCGTCCTGATTTTGCTATAATCACAAGATATTGCAATCCAGGGTTTGCAAGTATGCATGTGATTTATCTCCTAGCAAATAACCGTAATGATCCGGTAGATTTTCCTATTCCATTCATCACCTCTGCTCAAATGCAGCCGAATTAATTATCTAGGATCTTCCCGTGCTGCCTATGTGCCTTATCAGGAACCCAGATATTATTCGTGACCCAAACTCGGACTAACACCCATGCAATATTTCCTTTGAGAGTGGATTTATAATCCCACCACTAGGTTTAAGTCCTCACGGACACGAATGTGGGTTCCTATTAATACTGTTGGGGTCCCCCTTACAATTTTCCTGCAAAAAAGGGCACCTCGACATCCATCTTGGTGATGGTGAATTCTTCATCAGAGAGCGATGGAAAAGCCATGCACTTGCCTCTGCACGGGTACGGTACATTGCCATGTCATGGGGGATAAACGCAAAGGGATTCACCCAGAAGTTTGGTCATGGTTAGGGGCTATGGTGGAAGGAACGGTTAATCTAATGATGGAGTTGAGAGCAAGTGAGGATATTTCTGGGTTTCCATGAACCAGAATATATGAGCAACTGGGCTCATCTAGAAACAGGCTCTTGCCCTGTTTTATAGATAAAACACAAACCAAAGTACACGGCAGAATGACACAAGGTGGTGAGAGAGCCCTCTTATAGACAGCAGATCCCGGGATAACAAACAACCCAAACACATACGACTACGTTGCTGAAAGATAATAGAGGTATGCCTGAATACTACGTCAAGAGACGCCCTAGGACACCTAAGTTCCTGATAGCACCCTCAGAAGGGGAGACGGTGCTGCACGTCGCTGCTGTCAAGTCCGAGATGGACAGGGGTCTTCACCTGGAACCCTGGAATGGAGAGAAGAATCACAACGACATCCTCAAAAGGAGCATGGCATCCGTGGGCGTCGCCATCGTCGGTGCCAAAGAATGGAGTTTTCACTCGGCAGCTCACCCATTAC
This Triticum urartu cultivar G1812 unplaced genomic scaffold, Tu2.1 TuUngrouped_contig_4255, whole genome shotgun sequence DNA region includes the following protein-coding sequences:
- the LOC125527567 gene encoding disease resistance protein RGA5-like, translated to MELSPVSASLGAMGSLTRKLDAHLDAVHKDEIGKLTTRLLKLSGARDPPITATYWMKEVGELSYDMDNCVDAEADWIQKLPAFMARVREANRRYDRYMLESVPGRKDISAAVDHRLPAADVGRKPDPAVGLHAKGGAVDRLRQLLTDDGKKELKVVSIVGVGGIGKTTLAKQLWREGKLQGFDCRAFVRTAKKPDMRRTLRSILAQVRPHQPPVANEVHDLIHDISEHLKNRRYFLIVDDLSDTSVWDVASRAFPEANHGSRIITTTEIEDVALACCGYQSRYIFKMEPLCVSYSKELFSSAVFCSGEKYCSQLDEVSDEIIRRCAGLPHSIISIASALASQLKADAVENREQTGDRWKYIQTSVLDNLPANTTSNEILKQVLNFCCNSLPICLQTCLLYLSLYPENYIIFKEDIMKQWAAEDFIRAPTQKDILEVAGSYFDKLVNMGLIQHIDVDYSDKVFYYAVHPIVHGLITSKCTEANFITLIDYSQRKMQFSDKVRRLSLQFGSATYATIPASTSTRLSQVRSLAFIGLMSCLPSLLEFKLLRVLILHVWGDPPRSSFQLEGVSEVPLLRYLQVTCNLTVQLPYQMQGLQHLETLEINARVAAVPFDIVHLGSLLHLRLGGGTELPDMTACIPQKNVTLDPPSASAGMAILLDNSCSPPDSVKTIELLQPIQKLPKWIGQLTKLCILKIVVRELLRDDISTLQGLPALTILSLHVRRRPTEIILFQRGSVAALKYFEFRCGVLHLAFEEGAMRNLQRLTLGFNAHRGEEYGHFIHGIEHLSNVQEIKGIIGAATGAEDNDWRAAESAFKDAIRKHPSYPSNVSVKASGMVDEEYGPPEKQPGIQNKSLNKI